From Streptomyces durmitorensis, a single genomic window includes:
- a CDS encoding NADP-dependent oxidoreductase, with amino-acid sequence MTATAPTTMRAVAFTAHGPAEVLRPVDLPVPEPGPGEVRVRVRAAGVMPFDIGLREGVIRPPGAVFPVVPGNEFAGTVDALGSGVTGFGPGDPVLGFSLLGSYAEYVVVPEENLVAKPDVMGWAEAGGFSGNAQGAHLALGAMRVGPGDTVLINAAAGGLGTLAVQLARAWGATTVIGTASEPNHDHLRALGAIPVTYGEGLEERVRAIAPEGVDAALDGAGAEALRASAAVAKYPDRVITMVATEEARRLGLPELAGARTASRLAEMTELYAKGALRLHIRAQYALERAADAQRDVERGHGRGKVVLTGRL; translated from the coding sequence ATGACTGCCACTGCTCCGACGACGATGCGCGCCGTCGCGTTCACGGCCCACGGCCCGGCGGAGGTGCTGCGCCCGGTGGACCTTCCCGTCCCCGAGCCCGGTCCTGGCGAGGTCCGTGTGCGGGTACGGGCGGCGGGTGTGATGCCCTTCGACATCGGGCTGCGGGAAGGGGTGATCAGACCGCCGGGGGCGGTGTTCCCCGTCGTGCCGGGCAACGAGTTCGCGGGGACGGTCGACGCGCTCGGCTCCGGGGTCACGGGGTTCGGGCCGGGCGATCCGGTGCTTGGCTTCTCGTTGCTCGGTTCGTACGCGGAGTACGTCGTGGTCCCGGAGGAGAATCTGGTCGCCAAGCCGGACGTGATGGGGTGGGCGGAGGCGGGCGGCTTCTCCGGGAACGCGCAGGGCGCGCACCTGGCGCTCGGCGCGATGCGCGTGGGCCCCGGTGACACGGTCCTGATCAACGCAGCGGCGGGCGGACTCGGCACGCTGGCGGTGCAGTTGGCGAGGGCGTGGGGCGCGACGACGGTCATCGGCACGGCGAGCGAACCCAACCACGACCATCTGCGGGCGCTGGGCGCGATCCCCGTGACGTACGGCGAGGGCCTGGAGGAGCGGGTGCGTGCGATCGCCCCGGAGGGTGTGGACGCGGCGCTCGACGGGGCGGGGGCGGAAGCGCTGCGCGCGTCGGCGGCGGTGGCCAAGTACCCCGACCGGGTCATCACGATGGTCGCGACGGAGGAGGCCCGCCGCCTGGGCCTGCCCGAACTCGCCGGTGCGAGGACGGCGTCCCGCCTGGCGGAGATGACCGAGCTGTACGCGAAGGGAGCGCTGCGGCTGCACATCCGCGCGCAGTACGCGCTGGAGCGGGCGGCGGACGCGCAGCGGGACGTGGAGCGGGGGCATGGCCGCGGCAAGGTGGTCCTGACGGGTCGCCTCTGA